One genomic window of Polyangium aurulentum includes the following:
- a CDS encoding GAF domain-containing sensor histidine kinase: protein MRDKPVQALLLATLERLLDIPTADLPTALTLACDAVAEATRSDKVDAFLLDPKNSSLVAIGGSNQPLSSLQRSLGLDVLPIANGGRAVEVFETRQPYRSGRVSEDLEELKGIREALKIESQVAVVVEVGGQVRGVLAISSLERDFYSAEDERFLASISRWIGSVAHRAELVEEIARNAVEQGRRAVAEELVTVLAHDLRNFITPISARIQLVRDRAEREKRGADVRDTESALKGMRRLGRLTLDLLDVARLDQGVFHLDLQPIDLAVVAAEVASTLSTPTHEVRAIASEEVVVSADPSRISQCLENLVTNALRHSPKGSPVMVIVGKRQAEGCDLGTVDVMDEGPGVPQAMVPRLFQRFSKGEGSGGLGLGLYLARRIAVAHGGDLQVESQAGKGAHFRLELPMQCDD, encoded by the coding sequence ATGCGGGACAAACCGGTTCAGGCGCTCCTGCTCGCCACGCTCGAGCGGCTGCTCGACATTCCCACCGCCGACCTGCCCACCGCGCTCACGCTGGCCTGCGACGCCGTGGCCGAGGCGACGCGGTCCGACAAGGTCGACGCCTTCCTCCTCGATCCGAAGAACAGCTCGCTCGTCGCGATCGGAGGGAGCAACCAGCCGCTGTCTTCCCTTCAGCGGAGCCTGGGGCTCGACGTCCTCCCGATCGCCAATGGCGGGCGGGCCGTGGAGGTCTTCGAGACGAGGCAGCCCTATCGCTCGGGCCGGGTGTCCGAGGACCTCGAGGAGCTGAAGGGCATTCGGGAGGCGCTGAAGATCGAATCACAGGTGGCGGTCGTCGTCGAGGTCGGCGGGCAGGTCCGCGGCGTGCTGGCCATCTCCTCGCTCGAGCGGGACTTTTACAGCGCGGAGGACGAGCGATTCCTCGCGTCGATCAGCCGCTGGATCGGGTCGGTCGCCCACCGCGCCGAGCTCGTCGAGGAGATCGCGCGCAATGCGGTCGAGCAGGGGCGCCGCGCGGTCGCCGAGGAGCTGGTGACCGTGCTCGCCCACGATCTACGCAACTTCATCACCCCGATCAGCGCCCGCATCCAGCTCGTGCGGGACCGGGCCGAGCGAGAGAAGCGCGGGGCCGACGTGCGCGACACCGAGTCGGCGCTGAAGGGGATGCGACGACTGGGCCGGCTGACCCTCGACCTGCTCGACGTGGCCCGCCTCGACCAGGGGGTCTTTCATCTCGACCTTCAGCCCATCGATCTGGCCGTGGTGGCCGCCGAGGTCGCGAGCACGCTATCGACCCCGACGCACGAGGTCCGCGCCATTGCGTCGGAGGAGGTCGTCGTCAGCGCGGATCCGTCTCGCATCAGTCAATGCCTCGAGAATCTCGTGACCAATGCCCTGCGCCATTCGCCGAAGGGCTCGCCCGTCATGGTGATCGTCGGCAAGAGGCAGGCGGAGGGCTGTGACCTCGGCACCGTCGACGTGATGGACGAGGGCCCGGGCGTGCCGCAAGCGATGGTGCCGCGGCTCTTTCAGCGGTTCTCCAAGGGCGAGGGCTCGGGCGGGCTCGGTCTCGGCCTTTACCTCGCGCGGCGCATCGCCGTCGCGCACGGCGGCGATCTCCAGGTCGAGTCGCAAGCCGGCAAGGGCGCGCACTTCCGGCTCGAGCTGCCCATGCAATGTGACGATTGA
- the murJ gene encoding murein biosynthesis integral membrane protein MurJ, with the protein MQTDAPKPVEPRTQSAARSAALVTAGIVLSRLAGLVRQRVMAHYFGTSAYADMIAAAFRVGNITQNLLGEGTLSATFIPLYARLRGENKTREAVHFATSALGLLLVAVGAASALGVAFAPQLTRVVAAGFEGDKLAGTASIVRLVFPMTGLLVLSAWGLGVLNAHRRFFLPYAAPVVWSGAQIAALVVAGSILGRTGEPLAMALAWGAFAGAALQLGLLLPAARRLLGELTPRFDANDPHVREASRRLPGALLGRGIIQISGLVDTLLVSYAGEGATAALGFAQTIYLLPMSVLGTGEAAASLPEMARDTAEVDLAKRNATLRARLGASMNRIAVLTVPTTLAFALLGGELITLLLRTGSFDQGSVERVKPLVAAYGFALLGNASGRVLTTMAYALGDTRTPARFAIVRVVVSTALAVALMPRFGALGVVLGAMTAGWVETIAMGLKLSGTLGGLGLASVRAGRILLLGALSVGAGLGAKLALSGAIADARIASVLVLGAFGLAFVVFCPALGLLDLRALLGRRARR; encoded by the coding sequence GTGCAGACCGACGCGCCGAAACCCGTGGAGCCCAGGACGCAGAGCGCCGCCCGATCCGCGGCCCTCGTCACCGCGGGCATCGTGCTGTCGCGCCTCGCGGGCCTCGTCCGGCAGCGCGTCATGGCGCACTACTTCGGCACCTCGGCCTACGCCGACATGATCGCCGCCGCCTTCCGCGTCGGAAACATCACGCAGAACCTGCTCGGCGAAGGCACCCTCTCCGCCACCTTCATCCCGCTCTACGCGCGCCTCCGCGGCGAGAACAAGACGCGCGAGGCCGTGCACTTCGCCACCAGCGCGCTCGGCCTTCTGCTCGTCGCCGTCGGCGCCGCCTCCGCGCTCGGCGTCGCCTTCGCGCCTCAGCTCACGCGCGTCGTCGCCGCCGGCTTCGAGGGCGACAAGCTCGCGGGCACGGCGAGCATCGTGCGGCTCGTCTTCCCGATGACCGGCCTGCTCGTGCTCTCGGCGTGGGGGCTCGGCGTGCTCAACGCGCACCGGCGCTTCTTCCTCCCCTACGCCGCTCCCGTCGTCTGGAGCGGCGCGCAGATCGCGGCGCTCGTCGTCGCCGGATCGATCCTCGGCCGCACGGGCGAGCCGCTCGCGATGGCCCTCGCGTGGGGCGCGTTCGCGGGCGCCGCGCTTCAGCTCGGGCTCCTCTTGCCCGCCGCGCGGAGGCTCCTCGGCGAGCTCACCCCGCGCTTCGACGCGAACGATCCCCACGTGCGCGAGGCGTCGAGGCGCCTCCCCGGCGCGCTGCTCGGCCGCGGCATCATCCAGATCTCGGGCCTCGTCGACACGCTCCTCGTCAGCTACGCGGGCGAAGGCGCGACGGCCGCGCTCGGCTTCGCGCAGACCATCTACCTGTTGCCCATGAGCGTGCTCGGCACCGGCGAGGCGGCCGCTTCTCTGCCCGAGATGGCGCGCGACACGGCCGAGGTCGACCTCGCCAAGCGCAACGCAACCCTGCGCGCGCGGCTCGGCGCCTCGATGAACCGCATCGCCGTCCTCACCGTGCCCACCACGCTCGCCTTCGCGCTGCTCGGCGGCGAGCTCATCACGCTCCTGCTCCGCACGGGCAGCTTCGATCAAGGCTCGGTCGAGCGCGTCAAACCCCTCGTCGCCGCCTACGGCTTCGCCCTGCTCGGCAACGCCTCGGGCCGCGTGCTCACCACCATGGCCTACGCGCTCGGGGACACGCGAACGCCCGCGCGCTTCGCCATCGTCCGCGTCGTCGTGAGCACCGCCCTCGCGGTCGCCCTCATGCCCCGCTTCGGCGCCCTCGGCGTCGTGCTCGGCGCCATGACCGCGGGCTGGGTCGAGACGATCGCGATGGGGCTCAAGCTGTCCGGGACGCTGGGAGGGCTCGGGCTCGCGTCCGTGCGCGCGGGACGAATCCTCCTGCTCGGCGCGCTCTCCGTGGGCGCAGGCCTCGGCGCGAAGCTCGCGCTGTCGGGCGCGATCGCCGACGCACGCATCGCATCCGTCCTCGTTCTCGGCGCGTTCGGTCTGGCCTTCGTCGTGTTCTGTCCAGCGCTGGGGCTGCTCGATCTGCGCGCCTTGCTCGGGCGTCGCGCGCGTCGCTAG
- a CDS encoding protein-tyrosine phosphatase family protein has protein sequence MPFQRAPHPALLRSYQAAFYTFLAARRFYWSTLRPEHGWRTWVSPEIMVGGFLLPSDVAELKRIGVGAVVNATTELLEPVATLRAAGIEYLQVPCWDMRCPSLEDAERGVEFIAAKIAEGKRVYVHCASGVGRSVALVVCYLVAYQGMTVDDAIATITAKRPRVSMRAEQRDFVHAFVARWAALRAAIAASEPKTGP, from the coding sequence GTGCCGTTCCAACGCGCCCCGCACCCCGCCCTGCTCAGGTCGTACCAGGCTGCGTTCTACACGTTCCTCGCCGCGCGCCGGTTCTACTGGTCGACGCTGCGCCCCGAGCACGGCTGGCGGACGTGGGTCTCGCCCGAGATCATGGTCGGCGGCTTCCTCCTGCCGAGCGACGTCGCCGAGCTGAAGCGCATCGGCGTCGGCGCCGTGGTCAACGCGACGACGGAGCTGCTCGAGCCTGTCGCCACCTTGCGCGCGGCGGGCATCGAGTACCTCCAGGTCCCCTGCTGGGACATGCGCTGCCCCTCGCTCGAGGACGCCGAGCGCGGCGTCGAGTTCATCGCCGCCAAGATCGCCGAGGGCAAGCGCGTGTACGTGCACTGCGCGAGCGGCGTGGGCAGGAGCGTCGCCCTCGTCGTCTGCTACCTCGTCGCCTACCAGGGCATGACCGTGGACGATGCGATCGCCACCATCACGGCCAAGCGCCCCCGCGTCTCGATGCGCGCCGAGCAGCGCGATTTCGTCCACGCCTTCGTCGCCCGCTGGGCCGCCCTGCGCGCCGCCATCGCCGCCTCCGAGCCGAAGACCGGCCCGTAA
- a CDS encoding DUF2231 domain-containing protein, with protein sequence MQTSARIGRYGVHPVLIIIPLGLFGISVVFDIVGMLSTAAIWGIASSWNIAAGVLTGIGTAFAFARDHLATHPGTRGHHLSRVHFLLWCSVIALFAASLTLRLASAQHVPPAGAISLSIIGLVAGIVAGWFGEAVVRGAAVHRTVLY encoded by the coding sequence ATGCAAACAAGCGCGCGGATTGGCCGCTACGGCGTGCACCCGGTGCTCATCATCATTCCCCTCGGTCTGTTCGGGATCTCCGTCGTCTTCGACATCGTCGGCATGCTCTCGACCGCGGCCATCTGGGGCATCGCCTCGAGCTGGAACATCGCAGCGGGCGTGCTGACGGGGATCGGGACAGCCTTCGCCTTCGCGCGTGACCACCTCGCCACGCACCCGGGCACGCGCGGGCATCACCTGAGCCGCGTTCACTTTCTCCTCTGGTGCTCGGTGATCGCGCTCTTCGCCGCGAGCCTCACCCTGCGCCTCGCGAGCGCGCAGCACGTGCCCCCGGCCGGCGCGATCTCGCTGTCCATCATCGGCCTCGTCGCGGGCATCGTCGCGGGCTGGTTCGGCGAGGCCGTCGTGCGCGGCGCCGCCGTGCACAGGACGGTCCTCTACTGA
- the tkt gene encoding transketolase: MQIDETLVKKAVQTIQMLSVDAVEKANSGHPGTPMALAHIAFEIWTRHLRYDPTAPHWPDRDRFVLSAGHASMLLYSLIHLAGFDLPLDELKHFRQLCSRTPGHPEVHITPGVEMTTGPLGQGISTAVGLAAGIKMMAARFNTKAPVATARVFGIASDGDIMEGISSEASSLAGHLGLDNLIFFYDDNNITIDGKASLSFSEDVGKRYEAYGWFVQHIDGHDHAQIREALDRAVAELSRPSLIVAKTIIARDAPNKANTSKAHGEPLGAKEIELTKKAIGWPLEPTFFVPDEVRALFAERAEEGKKAREAWNEIVRALEQGDPETGALYRRMTTRELPENLFEELCKAAPRKTGATRALAGTIEQRAAALVPSLVGGSADLNPSTKTYIEGAGAVQKGDFGGRNIHFGIREHAMGAFVNGLALAESFIPFGSTFLVFSDYMRPAIRMAALSRLHAIFIFTHDSIFLGEDGPTHQPIEHLWALRLIPNVDVVRPADGLECAAAWTHALTRNNGPTLMALSRQNLPDLPRPEGFDPKVMLRGAYVLSDSAVQPPTVILMATGSEVSLALEAKKLLEASGDRVRVVSVPCLEVFLRQDQAYRESVLPVGSLRVSIEAGVTTPWRAIVGEKGLTIGHDDFGSSAPDKDLAKHFGFVPEVVAEKVRSMKRS, from the coding sequence ATGCAGATCGACGAAACGCTCGTGAAGAAGGCGGTCCAGACCATCCAGATGCTCTCGGTCGACGCCGTCGAGAAGGCGAACTCGGGGCACCCGGGCACGCCGATGGCGCTCGCGCACATCGCGTTCGAGATCTGGACCCGGCACCTGCGCTACGACCCCACCGCGCCGCACTGGCCCGACCGCGATCGCTTCGTGCTCTCGGCAGGCCACGCGTCGATGCTGCTGTACTCGCTCATCCACCTCGCAGGCTTCGACCTGCCGCTCGACGAGCTGAAGCATTTCCGGCAGCTGTGCTCGCGCACGCCGGGCCACCCCGAGGTGCACATCACGCCGGGCGTGGAGATGACGACCGGCCCGCTCGGGCAGGGGATCTCGACGGCCGTGGGCCTCGCGGCGGGCATCAAGATGATGGCCGCGCGCTTCAACACGAAGGCGCCCGTCGCCACGGCGCGCGTGTTCGGCATCGCGTCGGACGGCGACATCATGGAGGGGATCTCGTCCGAGGCGTCGAGCCTCGCCGGTCACCTCGGGCTCGACAACCTGATCTTCTTCTACGACGACAACAACATCACGATCGACGGCAAGGCGAGCCTGTCCTTCAGCGAGGACGTGGGCAAGCGCTACGAGGCCTACGGCTGGTTCGTGCAGCACATCGACGGCCACGATCACGCGCAGATCCGCGAGGCGCTCGACCGCGCCGTGGCCGAGCTGTCGCGCCCGTCGCTCATCGTCGCGAAGACCATCATCGCGCGCGACGCGCCCAACAAGGCGAACACGTCGAAGGCCCACGGCGAGCCGCTCGGCGCGAAGGAGATCGAGCTGACGAAGAAGGCGATCGGGTGGCCGCTGGAGCCGACGTTCTTCGTCCCCGACGAGGTCCGCGCGCTGTTCGCCGAGCGCGCCGAGGAGGGCAAGAAGGCGCGCGAGGCGTGGAACGAGATCGTGCGCGCGCTCGAGCAAGGCGACCCCGAGACGGGGGCGCTCTACCGCCGCATGACCACGCGCGAGCTGCCGGAGAACCTGTTCGAGGAGCTGTGCAAGGCCGCGCCGCGCAAGACGGGCGCGACGCGCGCGCTCGCAGGGACGATCGAGCAGCGCGCAGCCGCGCTCGTGCCATCGCTAGTCGGCGGATCGGCAGACCTGAACCCGTCGACGAAGACGTACATCGAGGGCGCAGGCGCGGTGCAGAAGGGCGACTTCGGGGGCCGCAACATCCACTTCGGCATCCGCGAGCACGCGATGGGCGCGTTCGTGAACGGCCTGGCGCTCGCGGAGTCCTTCATCCCGTTCGGCTCGACGTTCCTCGTGTTCAGCGACTACATGCGCCCGGCGATCCGGATGGCGGCGCTGTCACGGCTGCACGCGATCTTCATCTTCACGCACGACAGCATCTTCCTCGGCGAGGACGGCCCGACGCACCAGCCGATCGAGCACCTGTGGGCCCTGCGCCTGATCCCGAACGTCGACGTCGTGCGCCCCGCCGACGGCCTCGAGTGCGCCGCCGCCTGGACGCACGCGCTCACGCGCAACAACGGCCCGACGCTGATGGCCCTGTCGCGCCAGAACCTGCCCGACCTGCCCCGTCCCGAGGGCTTCGACCCGAAGGTGATGCTGCGCGGCGCCTACGTGCTCTCCGACAGCGCGGTGCAGCCCCCCACGGTGATCCTGATGGCGACCGGCTCGGAGGTCTCGCTCGCGCTGGAAGCGAAGAAGCTGCTCGAAGCGAGCGGCGACCGCGTGCGCGTGGTGAGCGTGCCCTGCCTCGAGGTCTTCCTGCGCCAGGACCAGGCCTACCGCGAGTCCGTGCTGCCCGTGGGGAGCCTGCGCGTGTCGATCGAGGCCGGCGTGACCACGCCCTGGCGCGCCATCGTCGGCGAGAAGGGCCTGACGATCGGCCACGACGACTTCGGCTCGTCCGCCCCCGACAAGGACCTCGCCAAGCACTTCGGCTTCGTCCCCGAGGTGGTCGCCGAAAAGGTCCGCTCCATGAAACGGTCCTAG